A DNA window from Parafrankia irregularis contains the following coding sequences:
- a CDS encoding ABC transporter, whose amino-acid sequence MSAALQATIRAYRAELVKLQRPGVALAMAAVTLLTVLSTVLAIVLADDTFTPPSPGAPGLSISIPQLETAQGLVLGFRGGTTFIGLLVFVLFTVSMTAEFGQGTLRSLFLKEPRRLSWLVGRLGIMLWTVAITLFFALALSLVTAALLAGTRDIDTGEWWTATALGEVATAYLNALLAAAFFAIAGTALGIALRSTTAALVVGIAWMFPLEHIVQDSWGTATSVLPGLVFDAVGRGGVPDASYTPALLAGLGYAVAALVFASVSLQRRDVTA is encoded by the coding sequence GTGAGCGCGGCACTGCAGGCCACCATCCGCGCCTACCGCGCCGAGCTCGTCAAGCTGCAGCGTCCTGGCGTGGCCCTGGCCATGGCCGCCGTCACGTTGCTCACCGTGCTGTCCACAGTGCTGGCGATCGTGCTGGCCGACGACACGTTCACCCCGCCGAGCCCGGGCGCGCCGGGCCTGTCGATCTCCATTCCGCAGCTCGAGACGGCGCAGGGCCTGGTCCTGGGCTTCCGGGGCGGCACGACGTTCATCGGGCTGCTCGTCTTCGTGCTCTTCACCGTCAGCATGACCGCCGAGTTCGGCCAGGGCACGCTGCGGAGCCTGTTCCTGAAGGAGCCCCGGCGCCTGAGCTGGCTGGTCGGGCGCCTCGGCATCATGCTCTGGACGGTCGCGATCACGCTGTTCTTCGCGCTCGCGCTGAGCCTGGTCACCGCGGCGCTGCTGGCCGGCACCCGCGATATCGACACCGGCGAGTGGTGGACGGCCACCGCGCTCGGCGAGGTTGCCACCGCCTACCTGAACGCGCTGCTCGCCGCGGCCTTCTTCGCGATCGCGGGCACGGCGCTGGGCATCGCGCTGCGCTCGACGACCGCGGCCCTGGTCGTCGGCATCGCCTGGATGTTCCCGCTCGAGCACATCGTGCAGGACTCGTGGGGCACCGCGACGTCCGTCCTGCCCGGTCTCGTCTTCGACGCGGTGGGGCGTGGCGGTGTGCCGGACGCGTCCTACACCCCGGCGCTGCTCGCCGGGCTCGGCTACGCGGTGGCCGCCCTGGTGTTCGCGTCGGTCAGCCTGCAACGCCGCGACGTCACGGCCTGA
- a CDS encoding acyl-ACP desaturase encodes MGSPTDIDLLRELEPVAEANVNRHLSIAAEWMPHEYVPWSQGRDFDTTPWAPEQSVLSEAAQMAFEVNLLTEDNLPSYHREIAVAFGRDGAWGTWVGRWTAEEGRHAMAMRDYLLVTRAVDPVTLERDRMLQMQRGYDSGAKTALEAMTYVSFQELATRVSHRNTGRVTGEPFAEKLLSRVAADENLHMIFYRNLVAAALELAPERLLPIIRDELMKFEMPGTGIRDFGRKARYIAQSGIYDLRIHHDDVVAPILRHWKLFSLEGLSGEAAKAQADIGVFMNGLDALATRQAEKKAAAAARRAAREAQQPTPVAAG; translated from the coding sequence ATGGGATCCCCTACGGACATCGACCTGTTGCGCGAACTTGAGCCGGTCGCGGAGGCGAACGTCAACCGGCACCTGAGCATCGCCGCGGAGTGGATGCCACACGAGTACGTCCCGTGGAGCCAGGGCCGTGACTTCGACACGACGCCGTGGGCCCCGGAGCAGTCCGTGCTCTCCGAGGCGGCCCAGATGGCCTTCGAGGTCAACCTCCTCACCGAGGACAACCTGCCCAGCTATCACCGCGAGATCGCGGTCGCGTTCGGGCGGGACGGCGCGTGGGGGACGTGGGTCGGCCGCTGGACCGCCGAAGAGGGCCGCCACGCGATGGCGATGCGGGACTATCTGCTGGTGACCCGCGCGGTCGACCCGGTGACGCTGGAGCGCGACCGGATGCTGCAGATGCAGCGCGGCTACGACTCCGGGGCGAAGACCGCGCTGGAGGCGATGACCTACGTGTCGTTCCAGGAGCTGGCGACCCGGGTCAGCCACCGCAACACCGGGCGCGTGACCGGCGAGCCCTTCGCCGAGAAGCTGCTCAGCCGCGTCGCCGCGGACGAGAACCTCCACATGATCTTCTATCGGAACCTGGTCGCCGCGGCGCTGGAACTGGCCCCGGAGCGCCTGCTGCCGATCATCCGGGACGAGCTGATGAAGTTCGAGATGCCCGGCACCGGCATCCGGGACTTCGGCCGCAAGGCCCGCTACATCGCCCAGTCCGGCATCTACGACCTGCGGATCCACCACGACGACGTGGTCGCGCCCATCCTGCGGCACTGGAAGCTGTTCAGCCTGGAGGGGCTGTCAGGCGAGGCCGCGAAGGCACAGGCGGACATCGGCGTCTTCATGAACGGTCTCGACGCGCTCGCCACCCGCCAGGCGGAGAAGAAGGCCGCCGCAGCGGCCCGCCGGGCCGCCCGCGAGGCACAGCAGCCCACCCCGGTCGCCGCCGGCTGA
- a CDS encoding molybdopterin-dependent oxidoreductase: MTEGTPVGRRVVFAMLGLGALGVFVGADVQRGTDRFVAPLRENDPTGLTGLLPSSGFRYYSVVSHVPTRTAADYVLTVHGLVDRPLRLTLDDLSRLPQTELVRDFQCVTGWRVPDVRWTGVRLAALLDAAGPGPAATALTFRSFDGAYDESLTLEQARHPEVLVALTMLGGPVTHDHGGPVRLYVAPMYGYKSIKWLGEIELVDAVTPGYWEQRGYDVDAWIGKSNGRDDEPV, from the coding sequence ATGACCGAGGGAACTCCGGTGGGGCGGCGGGTGGTCTTCGCCATGCTCGGTCTCGGCGCACTCGGCGTCTTCGTGGGCGCCGACGTGCAGCGCGGAACCGACCGCTTCGTCGCCCCGCTACGCGAGAACGACCCGACCGGGCTGACCGGCCTGCTCCCGTCCAGCGGCTTCCGCTACTACTCGGTGGTCAGCCATGTTCCGACCAGGACGGCCGCGGACTATGTGCTGACCGTCCACGGGCTGGTCGATCGCCCGCTGCGGCTCACCCTGGACGATCTCTCCCGGCTGCCGCAGACCGAGCTCGTACGAGACTTCCAGTGCGTGACGGGCTGGCGCGTCCCCGACGTCCGCTGGACGGGTGTGCGCCTCGCGGCGCTGCTCGACGCCGCCGGCCCCGGGCCCGCGGCCACCGCGCTCACCTTCCGCTCGTTCGACGGCGCCTACGACGAGAGCCTCACCCTGGAGCAGGCCCGCCATCCCGAGGTCCTGGTGGCCCTCACGATGCTGGGCGGCCCGGTCACCCACGACCACGGCGGTCCGGTGCGCCTCTACGTGGCACCGATGTACGGCTACAAGTCGATCAAGTGGCTGGGCGAGATCGAGCTGGTCGACGCGGTCACCCCGGGCTACTGGGAGCAGCGCGGCTACGACGTCGACGCCTGGATCGGCAAGTCGAACGGGCGCGACGATGAGCCTGTCTGA
- a CDS encoding cytochrome b/b6 domain-containing protein, with the protein MSLSDEPPLVRRFGRASRAAHWSTAVLTGICLATAAVLYLGPLATLVGRRQIVATVHLYAGLALPLPILAAAVSAAYRRDVAALDRFTAGDWAWLRTRPRRRDRSTVGKFNAGQKLYAAFVAGAVLVMLGTGLIMEFGGPGAIPVSYRTGATFVHDSLALGLFVGVCGHLWMASRDPVALVGMRTGMVPLPWALHEHPAWLAGPDRGADGRADRGPEV; encoded by the coding sequence ATGAGCCTGTCTGACGAACCGCCTCTGGTCCGGCGGTTCGGCCGGGCGAGCCGGGCCGCGCACTGGTCCACCGCCGTACTGACCGGAATTTGCCTGGCGACAGCGGCCGTGCTGTATCTCGGCCCGCTGGCGACGCTGGTAGGCCGCCGGCAGATCGTGGCGACCGTCCACCTGTACGCCGGTCTCGCGTTGCCGCTGCCGATCCTCGCCGCCGCCGTCTCCGCCGCGTACCGCCGGGACGTCGCCGCGCTCGATCGGTTCACCGCCGGCGACTGGGCCTGGCTGCGGACCCGCCCACGCCGCCGGGACCGCTCGACGGTCGGCAAGTTCAACGCCGGCCAGAAGCTGTACGCGGCGTTCGTCGCGGGTGCCGTGCTCGTCATGCTGGGCACCGGCCTGATCATGGAGTTCGGCGGCCCCGGCGCCATCCCCGTCTCCTACCGCACCGGCGCCACCTTCGTTCACGACTCACTCGCCCTCGGCCTGTTCGTCGGGGTCTGCGGCCATCTGTGGATGGCCTCGCGCGACCCGGTCGCGCTGGTCGGCATGCGCACCGGGATGGTCCCGCTCCCCTGGGCACTGCACGAACATCCCGCCTGGCTCGCCGGACCCGACCGCGGGGCCGACGGCCGGGCCGACCGCGGCCCTGAGGTCTGA
- a CDS encoding dTMP kinase: protein MIVAIEGVDGAGKHTLTSRLVEALTAAGRTAATFSFPRYKAGPLGTAVRAMLDGDERLAGLAGSARATAVLFALDRANALPELAARAAGHDVLLVDRYLASNAAYGAARLPADERPEFLAWIAELELTALRLPRPDLQVLLDVPVETARASARQRAVGDATRALDTFERDEGLQERCAAVYRGLAAGGWVAPWIVADRATGAEAVLDALLSGSTRALQSSQSF from the coding sequence ATGATCGTCGCGATCGAGGGCGTCGACGGCGCGGGAAAGCACACTCTCACCTCCCGTCTCGTCGAGGCCCTGACCGCGGCCGGGCGCACCGCCGCGACCTTCTCCTTCCCCCGCTACAAGGCCGGGCCGCTCGGCACCGCCGTGCGGGCGATGCTCGACGGCGACGAGCGCCTCGCCGGGCTCGCGGGATCGGCCCGGGCCACGGCCGTCCTGTTCGCCCTCGACCGGGCGAACGCGCTGCCCGAGCTCGCCGCCCGCGCGGCCGGGCACGACGTCCTCCTGGTCGACCGCTACCTGGCTTCCAACGCCGCGTACGGCGCCGCCCGTCTGCCGGCCGACGAACGGCCCGAGTTCCTGGCGTGGATCGCCGAGCTGGAGTTGACCGCCCTGCGCCTGCCGCGGCCGGATCTCCAGGTGCTGCTGGACGTCCCGGTTGAGACGGCCCGCGCGTCGGCCCGCCAGCGCGCCGTCGGCGACGCCACCCGCGCGCTGGACACGTTCGAGCGCGACGAGGGTCTCCAGGAGCGCTGCGCCGCCGTCTACCGCGGCCTGGCGGCTGGCGGCTGGGTCGCCCCCTGGATAGTCGCGGACCGGGCAACCGGGGCCGAGGCCGTTCTGGACGCGCTGCTGTCCGGGTCGACCCGGGCGCTCCAGTCGTCGCAGTCGTTCTAG
- a CDS encoding response regulator, which translates to MIRVVIADDQPLIRLGLKVLIETEADLELVGEAENGLAALDLVRRVSPDVALLDIRMPGLDGLAALREITADPALAATRVVMVTTFELDEYVFEALRNGASGFVLKDAEPADLLRAIRVVAAGESLLSPTVTRRVIETFARRPSAPAAVDLSGLTSREREVMGLVGMGLSNDEIAAHLVISPATARTHVSRVMIKLAARDRAQLAVLANQAGLAG; encoded by the coding sequence ATGATCCGGGTGGTGATCGCCGACGACCAGCCGCTCATCCGCCTCGGGCTGAAGGTCCTGATCGAGACGGAGGCGGACCTCGAGCTCGTCGGCGAGGCGGAGAACGGCCTGGCCGCGCTCGACCTCGTTCGCCGGGTCAGCCCGGATGTCGCCCTGCTCGACATCCGGATGCCGGGCCTGGACGGGCTGGCGGCACTGCGGGAGATCACCGCCGACCCGGCCCTGGCAGCCACCCGGGTCGTCATGGTCACCACGTTCGAGCTGGACGAGTACGTCTTCGAGGCGCTGCGCAACGGTGCCTCCGGCTTCGTCCTGAAGGACGCCGAGCCCGCGGACCTGCTGCGGGCCATCCGGGTGGTGGCCGCCGGCGAGTCGCTGCTGTCCCCCACCGTCACCCGCAGGGTCATCGAGACGTTCGCCCGGCGGCCCAGTGCCCCGGCGGCGGTGGATCTCAGCGGCCTCACCAGCCGGGAACGCGAGGTCATGGGCCTGGTGGGCATGGGCCTGTCCAACGACGAGATCGCGGCCCACCTCGTCATTAGCCCGGCGACCGCGCGAACCCACGTCAGCAGGGTGATGATCAAGCTCGCTGCCCGTGACCGCGCCCAGCTCGCCGTCCTCGCCAACCAGGCCGGGCTCGCGGGCTGA
- a CDS encoding sensor histidine kinase: MQRTSRRVQPRVSQLVAGLGKWAGIEENAGGCDVRSCPPARLLARIPSAAGRRVAMVVLADVLPTVILGVVLLAGSRNAAQDEIPPGRELDSTAYALIILATCLFPLRRYKPLALFVAELLVIGVYIAIGYPHGPAVIVVIIAAFTLSVQAPTRTAGRAAKAAGAVLLTATVVAHLRGYGGGGWELAFACAGVLAVAVIPAMLGALLRLSRIASARAKEEQTRRRVEQERLRMAREVHDVVGHGLSIISLHAAVALHVLDRRPEQAQVALEAIRRTSVDALNELRATLAITRAGDGRAPGLRLDPPDGTPAAHGEANPGTAPTFAGPDAHAGPSSYPADGGPAPNGRAAHGQAGGPTGSQAADGPAADGPAADGPAADDWAADDRAADGCRGAPRTPQTGLSRLPGLISEVRLCGTAVDLIIEGDLDGLPAEVDLAAYRIVQESLTNVLRHAGAAEVRVALHATDIRLCIEVVDTPARAADAPDPAKTPATDGHGLRGLRERVAELGGAFTAGPRRAGGWCVRTELPIAARSAPGAAQPQPQARPQPQPQPQADRAGTAG; this comes from the coding sequence ATGCAGCGGACCAGTCGTCGGGTCCAGCCGAGGGTCAGCCAGCTCGTGGCGGGCCTCGGGAAGTGGGCCGGGATCGAGGAGAACGCGGGCGGCTGCGATGTTCGCAGCTGCCCGCCTGCCCGGCTGCTCGCGCGGATTCCGTCCGCGGCGGGCCGTCGCGTCGCAATGGTGGTGCTGGCCGACGTCCTGCCCACCGTGATCCTCGGCGTGGTACTACTGGCCGGGTCACGCAACGCGGCCCAGGATGAGATCCCGCCCGGCCGCGAGCTGGACAGCACCGCCTACGCCCTGATCATCCTGGCGACCTGCCTGTTCCCCCTGCGCAGGTACAAGCCCCTGGCACTGTTCGTCGCCGAGCTTCTCGTCATAGGCGTCTACATCGCGATCGGCTATCCACACGGGCCCGCGGTCATCGTGGTCATCATCGCGGCGTTCACGCTCAGCGTGCAGGCACCGACCCGTACCGCCGGCCGGGCGGCGAAGGCGGCAGGGGCCGTTCTGCTGACGGCAACCGTGGTGGCCCATCTCCGCGGCTACGGCGGCGGTGGATGGGAACTCGCCTTCGCATGTGCCGGGGTGCTCGCGGTCGCCGTCATCCCGGCGATGCTGGGCGCCCTGCTCCGGTTGAGCAGGATCGCGTCGGCGCGGGCCAAGGAGGAACAGACCCGGCGGCGGGTCGAACAGGAGCGCCTGCGGATGGCTCGGGAGGTCCATGACGTCGTCGGCCACGGCCTGTCGATCATCTCGCTGCACGCGGCGGTCGCGCTGCACGTGCTCGACCGGCGGCCGGAACAGGCCCAGGTGGCCCTGGAAGCCATCCGCCGCACCAGCGTCGACGCGCTGAACGAGCTGCGCGCCACGCTCGCGATCACCCGCGCAGGCGACGGCCGCGCCCCCGGCCTGCGCCTCGACCCGCCCGACGGAACACCCGCCGCTCACGGCGAGGCGAATCCCGGCACCGCGCCCACCTTCGCCGGGCCGGATGCGCACGCGGGTCCGAGCAGCTACCCGGCGGACGGTGGCCCGGCGCCGAACGGCCGCGCGGCACACGGCCAGGCGGGCGGCCCGACGGGCAGCCAGGCGGCGGACGGCCCGGCGGCGGACGGCCCGGCGGCGGACGGCCCGGCGGCGGACGACTGGGCGGCAGACGACCGCGCGGCGGACGGCTGTCGCGGTGCGCCCCGGACACCCCAGACCGGCCTGAGCCGGCTGCCGGGCCTGATCTCCGAGGTCCGGCTCTGCGGAACCGCCGTCGACCTGATCATCGAGGGGGACCTCGACGGCCTGCCCGCCGAGGTCGATCTCGCCGCCTATCGGATCGTGCAGGAGTCGCTGACCAACGTGCTGCGCCATGCCGGTGCCGCCGAGGTCAGGGTCGCGCTGCACGCCACCGACATCCGGCTGTGCATCGAGGTCGTCGACACGCCCGCACGGGCCGCGGATGCGCCGGACCCGGCGAAGACTCCGGCCACAGACGGACACGGCCTTCGGGGGTTGCGCGAGCGCGTCGCAGAACTGGGCGGAGCCTTCACCGCCGGGCCACGCCGGGCGGGAGGCTGGTGCGTACGCACCGAGCTGCCGATCGCCGCACGGTCCGCGCCGGGAGCCGCGCAACCGCAGCCGCAGGCTCGGCCGCAACCGCAACCGCAACCACAGGCCGACCGAGCCGGGACCGCCGGATGA
- a CDS encoding phosphatase domain-containing protein: MPSVPILTGAIELPDGTWVRGRGLRHPRPDGRSPDFGLYLGSPRLRRRHDDGLTWPHEWINWPDFGLPRDRDEAIRHIRALHERAQPAGAAVEVACGGGVGRTGTVIACLAVLTGLDPVAAIVWTREHHHPRAVETPWQRRWVATFRLSQTDADQDR; the protein is encoded by the coding sequence ATGCCGAGCGTTCCCATCCTCACCGGCGCCATCGAGCTGCCCGACGGCACCTGGGTCCGCGGGCGCGGCCTGCGCCACCCCCGCCCGGACGGACGATCACCCGACTTCGGCCTCTACCTGGGCTCACCGCGGCTGCGCCGTCGGCACGACGACGGGCTGACCTGGCCGCATGAGTGGATCAACTGGCCCGACTTCGGGCTGCCCCGTGATCGCGACGAGGCCATCCGGCACATCCGCGCGCTGCACGAACGTGCGCAGCCCGCCGGCGCGGCGGTCGAGGTCGCGTGCGGCGGCGGCGTCGGGCGCACCGGCACGGTCATCGCCTGCCTCGCCGTGCTGACCGGCCTGGACCCCGTCGCCGCCATCGTCTGGACCCGGGAACACCACCACCCCCGGGCTGTCGAGACCCCCTGGCAGCGCAGATGGGTCGCCACTTTTCGCCTGTCACAGACCGACGCCGACCAAGATCGCTAG
- a CDS encoding amidohydrolase family protein, translating to MLPFVENLSLVDHHCHGLLTRDLSRPDFERMLTESDEPAPAGTTLFDSHVGFAVRRWCAPVLDLAPRSSPEDYLARRGELGVEEVNRRFLRAAGIGAFCVDAGYLPEPLMSAGELAVACDATGHDILRLERLAETLAVDIVTGQLGVNHFADTIRERIAGASPTTVGLKSVAAYRVGLALPAARPTDREVTAAVRDWMALIRRGVPIRLANPLLHAFLIWTGVDAGLPIQIHVGYGDADLDLDRCNPLLLTGLLRALAPTGVPVMLLHCYPYHREAGYLAQILPTVHMDVGLALQNLGRRAPVLLGEALELVPFSRFLFSTDAFGLGELYLLGSLLFRRALSTVLADGIADGDWTEQDATRLAEMIGVGNARRVYRLDEPGRETAAVTASRLPTATATATTTADTTRPAETRPERAQPTAAQPEGAQPEETETQPAPAQLAPAAARSRSSKR from the coding sequence GTGCTGCCCTTCGTGGAGAACCTCTCCCTGGTGGACCATCACTGCCACGGGCTGCTCACCCGCGACCTCAGCCGTCCGGACTTCGAGCGCATGCTCACCGAGTCCGACGAGCCCGCCCCGGCCGGCACCACGCTCTTCGACAGTCATGTCGGCTTCGCCGTGCGGCGCTGGTGCGCTCCCGTCCTCGACCTCGCCCCGCGCAGCAGCCCGGAGGACTATCTGGCGCGCCGCGGGGAGCTCGGTGTGGAGGAGGTCAACCGGCGGTTCCTGCGCGCGGCCGGGATCGGCGCCTTCTGCGTCGACGCCGGCTACCTGCCGGAACCGCTGATGTCAGCGGGTGAGCTCGCCGTCGCCTGCGACGCGACCGGCCACGACATCCTGAGGCTCGAACGGCTCGCCGAGACCCTGGCGGTCGACATCGTCACCGGTCAGCTCGGCGTCAACCACTTCGCCGACACAATCCGCGAACGGATCGCCGGGGCGAGCCCGACGACGGTGGGGCTGAAGTCCGTCGCCGCCTACCGGGTGGGCCTCGCGCTGCCGGCCGCTCGGCCGACCGACCGCGAGGTCACCGCCGCGGTCCGGGACTGGATGGCCCTGATCCGGCGGGGAGTACCCATCCGGTTGGCGAACCCGCTGCTGCACGCGTTCCTGATCTGGACCGGGGTGGACGCCGGCCTGCCCATCCAGATCCACGTCGGCTACGGCGACGCCGATCTCGACCTCGACCGCTGCAACCCGCTGCTGCTCACCGGCCTGCTGCGGGCGCTCGCACCGACCGGGGTGCCGGTGATGCTCCTGCACTGCTACCCCTACCACCGCGAGGCCGGCTACCTGGCCCAGATCCTGCCCACCGTGCACATGGACGTCGGGCTCGCCCTCCAGAATCTCGGGCGCCGCGCCCCGGTGCTGCTGGGCGAGGCGCTCGAGCTGGTCCCGTTCAGCAGGTTCCTCTTCTCCACCGACGCGTTCGGGCTCGGCGAGCTCTACCTGCTCGGCTCGCTGCTGTTCCGCCGGGCGCTGTCGACCGTGCTGGCGGACGGGATCGCCGACGGCGACTGGACCGAGCAGGACGCCACCCGGCTGGCGGAGATGATCGGCGTCGGCAACGCCCGCCGCGTCTACCGGCTGGACGAGCCGGGCCGGGAGACCGCGGCGGTCACGGCCTCACGCCTCCCGACCGCAACCGCAACCGCGACCACGACCGCGGACACGACACGGCCGGCGGAGACGCGGCCGGAGAGAGCACAGCCGACGGCGGCGCAGCCGGAGGGAGCACAGCCTGAGGAAACGGAAACGCAGCCGGCCCCGGCACAGCTCGCCCCGGCGGCAGCCCGAAGCCGGTCTTCGAAGAGATGA
- a CDS encoding ABC transporter ATP-binding protein, with translation MTIRLGTMTAATTIRTGPVTGPPAIDVRGLTKRYGRRTVVQNLDITVPAGVVAGFVGPNGAGKTTTLRMLLGLVRPTAGGGTVLGEPLRAPEDFLPRCGALIEGPALYPGLSGRRNLHSLAVLAGQDPAIADDVLDQVGLAGRADDAYRTYSLGMKQRLGIGAALLSDPDLLVLDEPTNGLDPAGIRQMRDLVRSLAEAPPGERQRARTVLVSSHLLAEIEQICDWLIVLEKGRLAYQGPTASFMASTGSRVELRPESPDALGMLADLVAGLGLPCERAGDRVLVEIRPAAATDPAGDARPAPEPALAAVNRAAHANGITLVEMTWRQASLEDRYRDLVEVTAGGAQ, from the coding sequence GTGACGATCAGGCTGGGCACCATGACAGCAGCCACCACCATCCGGACCGGGCCGGTGACCGGCCCACCGGCGATCGACGTCCGCGGACTGACGAAACGGTACGGCCGCCGCACCGTCGTCCAGAATCTCGACATCACCGTTCCGGCCGGGGTCGTCGCCGGGTTCGTCGGCCCCAACGGGGCGGGCAAGACAACCACGCTGCGCATGCTGCTCGGCCTCGTCCGGCCGACCGCGGGTGGCGGCACCGTGCTGGGCGAGCCGCTGCGGGCGCCCGAGGACTTCCTCCCGCGGTGCGGGGCGCTGATCGAGGGCCCCGCGCTGTACCCGGGGCTGTCCGGGCGGCGCAACCTGCACTCGCTGGCCGTCCTCGCCGGGCAGGACCCGGCCATCGCCGACGACGTCCTCGACCAGGTCGGGCTGGCGGGGCGGGCCGACGACGCCTACCGCACCTACTCGCTCGGGATGAAGCAGCGGCTCGGCATCGGAGCCGCCCTGCTGTCCGACCCCGACCTGCTGGTGCTCGACGAGCCGACGAACGGCCTGGACCCCGCCGGCATCCGGCAGATGCGCGACCTCGTGCGATCGCTGGCCGAGGCGCCGCCCGGCGAACGGCAGCGGGCGCGCACGGTACTGGTCTCGTCCCACCTGCTCGCCGAGATCGAGCAGATCTGTGACTGGCTCATCGTGCTGGAGAAGGGCCGGCTCGCCTACCAGGGCCCGACCGCCAGCTTCATGGCCTCCACCGGAAGCCGGGTCGAGCTGCGGCCCGAGAGCCCCGACGCACTGGGCATGCTGGCGGACCTGGTCGCAGGCCTGGGCCTGCCCTGCGAACGGGCCGGCGACCGGGTCCTCGTCGAGATCAGGCCTGCCGCGGCAACAGACCCGGCGGGCGACGCGCGGCCGGCGCCCGAGCCGGCCCTCGCCGCGGTCAACCGGGCCGCGCACGCGAACGGGATCACTCTGGTGGAGATGACCTGGCGGCAGGCCAGTCTGGAGGATCGCTACCGGGATCTGGTCGAGGTCACCGCCGGGGGTGCCCAGTGA